Part of the Verrucomicrobiales bacterium genome is shown below.
GCTTCTCGACGTGCTGCTCTACCGTCCGGGACCCGTCGCCCCAGCCCCGGAGCTGATTGATCGGGTCGATTGCGGTGATTACTTCCGGGAACGGATCCGATTTTCGACGGCTCCCAATCGTCGCGTGCCGGCCTATGTGCTGATTCCCAAGGGCCTGACAGGACCGGCTCCGGCCGTGGTCGATCTTCACTCCCACGGCGGAATGTTCCTGTTCGGAAAGGAGAAGGTCATGGACCTGGGAATCAACCATCCGGCGATGACTGCCTATCATCAGGAGAACTATGATGGACGTCCTACCGCCACCGAGTTGGTGCGACGCGGGTTTGTGGTCATCACGATTGATGCTCTCATGTTCGGCGAACGGCGGGTGATGATGGATGCGGACCTGGGCGCGGGGTGGGACCGGTCGCAGTATTCACTCGAGCAGGTGCGGAAACTCAACCTGCAGTGTCGCAGCAAGGAGAGCACCCTGGTTAAAGCCTTGACGTTCGCTGGCTCGACTTGGCCGGGGCTGGTCTTTTGGGATGATCTCCGGACGGTCGACTATCTGGCATCTCGTCCCGAGGTGGACGCGGGTCGTCTGGGCTGTTTGGGTATCTCGATGGGCGGCTATCGGTCGATGTTTCTATCCGCGCTCGACTCGCGAATCCGAGCGGCCTGCGTGGTCGGCTTCATGTCCACCGTGCAATCCATGATTCGCGCCCACCTCGACACCCACTCGTGGGTGCATTTTCTCCCCGCACTACATCGCTCCCTGGATTGGCCTGATGTGGCATCACTAGCGGCGCCACGTTCCCTGCTGGTGCTTCAATGTTCTCGCGATGGACTATTTCCGTTGGCCGGGATGAAGGACTCGGTGGAGCAGATCGCCACTGTGTATGAGCGTGCCGGGGTGAAGGAGAAGTTCACCGGGCGGTTCTATGACGAGCCGCACCGGTTTACTCGGCAGATGCAGGAGGACGCCTTTGGTTGGTTCCGTCGCCAGTTGAGCTGAGAAAGAAAAGGAACCGAATCATTTCGTCAGTACGTTCGCCGACGGGTGGCACGCCTTTCAGGGTGCTGTTTATTGGGGGGCCGAGAGACCGGGGGTGTCGCTGCGCTCCACGCCCCGGCTAATCTCTTTGAACCCTGC
Proteins encoded:
- a CDS encoding acetylxylan esterase; this translates as MLNQNSSPLPSRREFLSTLGATTLAASLVQPGSAAEARDVGVSDVRRELQANGSDLGSLWPEIQGLADANSFADSYLSGRFQSFAEFQSTARNKLLDVLLYRPGPVAPAPELIDRVDCGDYFRERIRFSTAPNRRVPAYVLIPKGLTGPAPAVVDLHSHGGMFLFGKEKVMDLGINHPAMTAYHQENYDGRPTATELVRRGFVVITIDALMFGERRVMMDADLGAGWDRSQYSLEQVRKLNLQCRSKESTLVKALTFAGSTWPGLVFWDDLRTVDYLASRPEVDAGRLGCLGISMGGYRSMFLSALDSRIRAACVVGFMSTVQSMIRAHLDTHSWVHFLPALHRSLDWPDVASLAAPRSLLVLQCSRDGLFPLAGMKDSVEQIATVYERAGVKEKFTGRFYDEPHRFTRQMQEDAFGWFRRQLS